TGGAATTAGGGGTTTTAATTTTCACATGATTGAAAAATGATCACATGGGCTCAGACTGGTGTACagttaatgcatttttatttctttttaatctgaGGCCTCACAGAAGAGGCGAGCATGGACGTCATCCTCTGCAGGGTCAGTGTCCTCATCAACCACTTCAATCTTCTGCTTGACTGGAAAGCATCTGGGCATGAGCTTCCGTCCAGACTAAAAGATTTTAATGACAGAGGAAGTGACttgctatattttttttaagcaaattaaagcagattttttttttttggtagagcATTTAAAAGGCATTAAGTGTCTTTAGTTCTCAAAGGTAGTAAGAATGTTTCCCAATAGCAAGAACAGCATCCTGTGGGTTTTTGTGTTGAGCTGCATTCTGGCAGATGTTCCCCACATCATACAACAATCATTCTGGCATGTGGCATGTTGAGAGTGGTATTTAATTCAAGTGTACAAAGACTGTATGAATCTGTATTAAGTGCCTTACTGGTTTTTTGGCTTCATCCATTGATCTTTGCATGTACTTCTTtagcttttctctgtttttctccatcTCCAGTTTACGTTTTTCCTCTTGCTGTCTAGTGTGTGTAATAAGAGGAGCAGTTATACCATATATTGCATTTTTATCCATGTACAGGAATTgtaatctacacagacacaaaaatacatgtttttcttttttaaatctttctgtGTTGTTTATAAAAAGGAAGATGGTAAGAGGTGGATAAAACTTTACCATCTCCTCATGAATAAACCGTGTTTCCTAAATATCTGCTTTCAGTGAGACAAACCTGTCCttcctctcactgttcttgCTGTGCCTCagttcattcagtgttttttctggGATGCTGTCAGCTTCCTCTTGCAGCAGAAACATCTGGCGCTCAATACTAGACAGTTTTTCCAAAGTGCTCAGCTTGGTCAGCTGATTATTGACACATGAGGAATACACTTCAGTCACCTTCCTTGCCAGAGCATGCAACATAATATCCTGGATGTAAGACAATTGTGAATGAGATGAGGGGAATCGACTGCTGAGGCTGTTTTGATTTAAATTAAGgtgatatattaaaaaaaaaaaaaaaagtgtagtcCAACGTGTAGCACACTATGCCTCATCACCTCGTCATCTGTCTTTAATGACTCATGGATTTGAACTTTCTTTGTGAGCATGGCCACTTGCTTCTTTTCGAAGTTAATTCTGTGCTCCATGTCTTCCAACTGCTTGGttagcttctcttcatcctTTTTTCTTCACACAGAGAAGAGTTTGTATTTGTTGAAGATTTCTGAATCATATAGTGTGTTTCTTTCATGTCTATTAATTGCTTTATATATGTGCCATTATTGCTGGGCTGCTTTGTGCGCTTTACATTTACCAATTTGATGACATTTGCCACTTAGCTTTTTCCTTAATTCTTTAATAAAGGCTGTATGATGCAACCACCAAAAAGCTGGAGGATGCATCATACAAACTATCTCGTGCTGCCACAACTCAACTAGAGCCACCTTCTTTgtatcaggtttttttttttttttgcacctttgctacatttcattcattttttgcaCATCATTGTGTCACTTCCTGCTGCTTTCCTTTTGGTTGGTTAGCAGATCTGGAAGCAGTCAGATTGTTAGATGGTAATCCTAAATTTCAATAGCCAACTTTGAACCTCTGTCACAACAGATCTGCCATGAATGTTTCACAATGGTCATCTTTCATCTGGGACAGCCAAAATTCATATTGTGTGCatctggcttaaaaaaaaaaactttagaaaaACATTATTCTCACATTTTCTTCTCGGTGATCTCAAGAGTCTTCTCCATTGTCTTATCCACCCTGGAGAGATTCTCGCACAGAACCAGTACCTGGTCTTTCAGCTCCAACAGCTGGTCCACTCCATGCTGCGGATCAGAGAAATATAGCTCCAGATTTTCCTGCAGGGAAAGGGAAAGTGAGCACTGTAAATAAAGACTCCTTGCTTTAGTGAGCTTTGATTTTAAAGTCACTAAATCTGACCTTATAGATTGTGCTGTCTCCATCCAGCTTTGAATTTTTGACCCTAAAATGGAAAAGATTTTAAGATGAGGTGATATTAGCCATGTGATGTTATGTGTGtggaaaacagatttaaaaaaaaaaaaaaaaccacttgaAAAAAttgttgatattactccaaAATACAAGTTTTATTCTTTTGTAAGATAAACTACTACCACCTTCTTTGCTGTTGTTGAATTCtcccatgtctctctctcaacTAGTCTCAGATTAAATTATCCAACATCATAGAAAACCAGAGCTAGATTAGAGAACTGGCAGGAAATGAATTAGTAACAACTGGTGATTGTGTCGATGTTTCCTTACAGTGTGTCACTGTGATCTGAGGACAGCGCAGACTCACTGGTTGAAGGCAGCACTGTATCTGGACTAGAGTCCACAAATCTCTCCAGACCTGTATTTAAGTTATTCATACTTAGTGAACAGGATGTATATAAGATTCTGCTCTATCAATTCTGTTGCACTGACTAGTAACTCAGACTGGGTTTAATTGTTAATCAAACCCAGGGCGAGGCTGGTATTAGGGGAAAAACCAGCACCAATCTCACCCTTAtcatttcatgctgtttttctAACTTTTAACATTTACCTTCTGCACTCTTAGGCAAAACTTTAGCTCTTAAAGTCTCTGCTTGCTGGGCTTCCTGCCCCTCTGGAGGAGACAGTGTGAACAGAATTCTCCTGTACTGCTTATATTTATTCAGATCCTTCTCAAGCTCAGCGATTTCACTACAGAGAATAAAAAACCAGTTAAAAAACCATTTAGCATGCTCCTGTGtctgcatgcaaaaaaaaaaaaaaatgattccaCATTTTTTACTCTCTTTTATAGTTCTGTGCATTAAACGTGAACATACAGTATTTACGTGGCATGCATGATATTCTCGTTGTTAGTTCTACCTTTTTAATATGCCTGTTTTATCGGTCAACTTCTCAATCTCATcgttcatttcctgtttggacttgatttcttttaaaagactgaaaacaaagacagtgtTAGAGTTATtacaatggggaaaaaaatttacCTCAGCCTATAGCAAGGAATCTTCTACTGCTTACAGACTTTGGGCATCTACGGCTTGCTTCTCAGCCAACTTGCAGAGCTCTTCCAAACAATGATTATTGTGTGCTTGGACATCTTCAAGCCTTTCCACCTCACACTCCTGCACAGTAATGGCCTTTTTGATTTTCCTAAGCTCTGTCCTCATCATCTTCATATCACACTGGATTATTTAAGGAATACAACATAAGATCAGTATACTATGAATTCATTCAAATTAACATAGAGTAAAGGCTGTGGTGGCTGTTTTATAataacagtatatatatttaGTAAAGAAATAAGGAATCATGAGtctctttatttacattttgttaaAAGAACAGTTTCACGTTTTAGGAAATATTTTTACTTGCTCTCTCAGCtatcaaatatataaaataaataataacaaaatcaATGTTGCAGTACTTCTAAAAGCTTAAAAGACAATATGTCTTCCTTGTTTAATGAGCAAGAATTTAACAATGTGAGAAAAGTTGTGGGTTATTTCCCCTGGCATCCAGGCTCTCCAGGCTGTAGCTAAACACCAAGTAATGCTGATGCAAAACgtttcattaaaattaaaagatttTCTCATTGAAATCTCTGTAGCTTCATTTAAGAGCAGGATATGTGTCTTTTTGCCCATCTAGCATCTGAAAACATCTCAATCTCAGGAACAGTTTTCTGCTTTAAAATCTAGGGATTCTCCTGGCGTCTAGAAAGACTTTTGCAACACTGCGCAACCATACGtggaaatacaaaataaaaggcaaaagcagagtttgtacaaCTCCAACAACTAATGTAGCAGAAACTGTTGCAGACATTAACAGCATCTGTGtctctctatttttttaaagggcTTATGAAAGTTTTCtgtctttagtttttgttttgtttaatgcaGCTGGATGatttttgcaaaaaaacaagTCTTTAATTAAATTACCTTTAGCTCAACTGTCTTCTCTGCCATTAAGAGCTGCATCTTTTTGCTGCCTTCCTTGAAAGTGTCTAAGGACAGAGGACAGGTCTAGTGTCAACACCAGAGCGAACAATCCTTCAAACCAGATTTAACCTTGAAAACAATGCACTCTGCTCTTTCTCCACCCACTTTGTTTAAAGACAGGCATCTTGATGCCGCTGAGATCTTTAGTAGGGAGAGATGTGTCCTTCATCTTCTGctcattttcctcctcctctttaacCAGCAGACGTAACACCTTCTCTGCTCTTGCGGACAGCCTATTTCTGTCCTGCTCTTTAAACTCTCCATGTTTTGACTCCTTCCCTTTCAAATCTTTACACATCACAAATGAAGACAGCCAAAATAATCCCTGATGATAGTTTTCTATACagtgctgtaattttttttttttttttttgcatatttgacacttacatgtttcagttcatgaaacaaattttaatattagacaaagatagcCAGAGTAAACATAAAATGCAGCCTTTAAatcatgattttgttttttaagggtAAAAAGCTAtgcaaacctacctggccctatgtgaaaaagtaaatcATGAATTTTCTGTAATCACATTTTTTAGAAAGCTGAGTGAACTCAGCTTTCTAAAAAaatgggggtggctgtagctcaggaggtagcgcaggtcacctactgatcggaaagtctgcggttcgattcctggctgccaatgtatctttgggcaagatacttaaccccaagttgctctccgacgcaaccattggagtgtgaatgtgtgtgaatgttagataataaaagcacttagcttagttaatcatggaagtgctggtgtgaatggggtaaatgtaaacgtgttgtataagcgctttgagtgctcagacagagtagaaaagcactgtataagaACTTACCAACTAGTTTACTCACCGCACCTGATTACTGCCACACCTGttaaatcaagaaatcacttaaatagaacctgctagacaaagtgaagcaggctaaaaagatctcaaaaagcaacacatcatatCATGAACTAAAGTTTTTGGCATTTATCTGCCTGGAAAGGGTTCCAAAACCATTTCTAAAGCTTTGAGACTCCAGAGAGCcataaaatgacatgaaatggagaaaacttggaacagtggtgaacctcccaccaaaattactccaagagtgcattgatgactcatccaggaggtcacaaaagaacccataacaacatctaaagaactgcaggcctcacttgtctcAGATAAGGTCagtggtctggggctgctttgctgcttcaggacctgggcgacttgctgtaattgatggatctgctctctaccagaaaatgctgaaggagaatgtctgtCAGTTCATGCCTGAAGCTCAAGACCACtcaggttatgcagcaggacaatgatccaaaacacaacagcaagtccacctctgactggctcaaaaagaaaaaataaaacccaagcAATTTAAGGTCTTGGAGTGGCATGAgcttaaacaggccattcatgctgGAAAAAGTCTCCAAtgtgactgaattaaaacaattctgcaaagacgagtgggacaaaattcctccacagtaaTGTGAAAGACTCGTTGCCAGTTATCACAGTTCTTACTGTCAAGGCTGGCACAGCCAGGTATTTGTTTCGGGGTActgttactttttcacacagggtcaggtAGATTtggagaggttttttttttccttagtaaatgaaatcaacatttaaaaatggcattttgaatttaatcagGTCATCGTTGTctaataaaatttgtttgatgatctgaaacatgtaaatgtgacaaatgcgggaaagaaagaaagaagcaaacactttttcacagcactgtagttCTTTGCTACATTTACACCTCCCAATCAATACTCACAGTCTCTAACACATTTCTTGCAAAGAATATCCAAATATTTAATACATAAAACAACAAGCATGTATTTCTTCTGATGAAATTATGCCACAAATACAACTAAAACTCTGTGAAAACTAGCATTTAATTCTTACAAGTGTGAATGGTTACTTACCTGGCTGTTCTGGTGATGCCATCTCTGAGCCTGCCTGTAGCATCTGCTGCTGGATTAGCTGTTAGATGGACATTTAAAATGAGGTTCAGAAAAAAGCCAAACTCCTAACCATATGATGGCAAACATGTTCACAAAAAAGAAGTCTTATCGCGAGCTGCCcgtgttgtttttgttcttgtcaCTGTAGTAAAATCTTATATTGGAACTAGCTTTAGTTTAGCTTACTTAGCCCGCTGTTATTCTGTTAGTACTAGTACTGCTACTTTATAAGACTGCTACAAGTCTGGCCCAACTTAAAGATGACTGCTTGACTTAAGATGaattaataaacaaacaaacaaaaaattaacaaataaaaactctATGGCTGTACCTTCTGACCTTTCTCTTTATCACATGGATACCAACACTGGAGCCTCAAACTTGGCTGTTTTAGATTTAAAACGACAGATTCTTGTTGTCATGGTAactgcttctttaaaaaaaaaaaaaaaaaagtgcctagAAACTGCTCTATGACTGTTGGTTAAGATTGacataatttgttttgttttttgttttgttttcaaatcacAGCTGCATATTATTCTCATTATTTACGGTGCTGTCCAAAGGTTTTTAGGCACCGTTCATTTCTTGGTATTTCTTGGGAGATAGGTGCAGTGATATATTGAAAGATTACTGAAATACAGTGTATGTTTGCATACTGGAATACATTTACACCTCTCGATGCCTCCGGAAGGTATCAAGAATTACAAAAGACTCTCGCCATCCAGCACACAAACTCTTCTCCCATCAGGAGGAAGATACAGAATAATCAGAGCATGAACCACAAGACAGCTTCTACCCCAAGGTCATCACCATACTGAACTCTAAAGTGTGAAATAATCAGTGTGcggtgtgttggggggggggggggggggtgtatttgATTGTGGATTTTGTATTCGATTTTAATATTTATCTATTTACTATTTTGTTTGCACTTACTctattcttttatttacttattctCTTTCTTATCTATTATCTTTTTTTGACAGCAACACCACCTGTTTTGAGTAGCGCACCTGAATCTCGTTGCGTatatacaatgacaataaaggaatcttgaatcttgaataagGCAAAATCTgaatttgtacaattctaacaaacatgaaagttaatatttggtatgaccaccttaaATCTTCGACACAGTAGTCgttaggaatagttctccaggcttcttgaaggacat
The window above is part of the Archocentrus centrarchus isolate MPI-CPG fArcCen1 chromosome 14, fArcCen1, whole genome shotgun sequence genome. Proteins encoded here:
- the LOC115792559 gene encoding myosin-10-like — protein: MLQAGSEMASPEQPDLKGKESKHGEFKEQDRNRLSARAEKVLRLLVKEEEENEQKMKDTSLPTKDLSGIKMPVFKQNTFKEGSKKMQLLMAEKTVELKCDMKMMRTELRKIKKAITVQECEVERLEDVQAHNNHCLEELCKLAEKQAVDAQSLLLKEIKSKQEMNDEIEKLTDKTGILKSEIAELEKDLNKYKQYRRILFTLSPPEGQEAQQAETLRAKVLPKSAEGLERFVDSSPDTVLPSTSESALSSDHSDTLVKNSKLDGDSTIYKENLELYFSDPQHGVDQLLELKDQVLVLCENLSRVDKTMEKTLEITEKKIKKDEEKLTKQLEDMEHRINFEKKQVAMLTKKVQIHESLKTDDEDIMLHALARKVTEVYSSCVNNQLTKLSTLEKLSSIERQMFLLQEEADSIPEKTLNELRHSKNSERKDRQQEEKRKLEMEKNREKLKKYMQRSMDEAKKPSGRKLMPRCFPVKQKIEVVDEDTDPAEDDVHARLFCEASD